A genomic segment from Variovorax paradoxus B4 encodes:
- a CDS encoding tartrate dehydrogenase has protein sequence MKTYKIATIPGDGIGKEVVPAGRKVLEALASADSSFRFEFENFGWGGDYFREHGVMMPDDGLDALRGKDAILFGSAGDPHIPDHITLWGLRLKICQGFDQYANVRPTRILPGIDGPLKRCGPDDLNWVIVRENSEGEYAGVGGRVHQGHPIEAATDVSMMTRAGVERIMRFAFRLAQSRPRKLLTVITKSNAQRHAMVMWDEIALQISREFPDVTWDKELVDASTARMINRPASLDTIVATNLHADILSDLAAALAGSLGIAPTGNIDPERRYPSMFEPIHGSAFDIMGKGLANPVGTFWSVVMLLEHLGEAEAARRVMQAVEAVTADPALHTRDLGGSATTAQVTQAVCARLA, from the coding sequence ATGAAGACGTACAAGATCGCAACCATCCCCGGAGACGGCATCGGCAAGGAAGTCGTGCCCGCGGGCCGGAAAGTGCTGGAAGCGCTGGCCTCGGCCGACAGCAGCTTCCGGTTCGAGTTCGAGAACTTCGGCTGGGGCGGCGACTACTTCCGCGAGCACGGCGTGATGATGCCGGACGACGGCCTCGACGCGCTGCGCGGCAAGGACGCGATCCTGTTCGGCTCGGCAGGCGATCCGCACATTCCCGACCACATCACGCTCTGGGGCCTGCGCCTGAAGATCTGCCAGGGCTTCGACCAGTATGCCAACGTGCGCCCGACGCGCATCCTGCCCGGCATCGACGGCCCCCTCAAGCGCTGCGGCCCGGACGACCTCAACTGGGTGATCGTGCGCGAGAACTCCGAAGGCGAGTACGCCGGTGTCGGCGGCCGCGTGCACCAGGGCCATCCGATCGAAGCCGCCACCGACGTGTCGATGATGACCCGCGCCGGCGTGGAACGCATCATGCGCTTCGCCTTCAGGCTGGCGCAGTCGCGCCCCCGCAAGCTCCTCACGGTCATCACCAAGAGCAACGCCCAGCGCCACGCCATGGTGATGTGGGACGAGATCGCGCTGCAGATCTCCAGGGAGTTTCCGGACGTCACCTGGGACAAGGAACTGGTCGATGCATCGACCGCGCGCATGATCAACCGGCCGGCATCGCTCGACACCATCGTCGCGACCAACCTGCATGCGGACATCCTCAGCGACCTGGCCGCCGCGCTCGCAGGCAGCCTGGGCATCGCACCGACCGGCAACATCGACCCTGAGCGCCGCTACCCGTCGATGTTCGAGCCGATCCACGGCTCCGCCTTCGACATCATGGGCAAGGGCCTGGCCAACCCGGTCGGCACCTTCTGGTCGGTCGTGATGCTGCTGGAGCACCTGGGCGAGGCTGAGGCCGCCCGGCGTGTCATGCAGGCGGTGGAAGCCGTGACGGCCGACCCCGCGCTGCACACACGCGATCTCGGCGGCAGCGCCACCACGGCGCAGGTCACGCAGGCCGTGTGCGCGCGGCTCGCATAG